One window from the genome of Nitrosospira multiformis encodes:
- a CDS encoding ribonuclease H-like domain-containing protein, producing the protein MTLAERLALLKNNGTGNEVGPELGQPRVSSNIASIPLDVRLRRLSGSSGGGGDFRTRASRTKHGDAEVAKHLRGEVIAPGLIQIDQTIPLASRHGKIVFSALADIPLAALGLPHDAPLDGLLFLDTETTGLAGGTGTLPFMVCLARIQGDCLQLGQWILTGFAGEAALLETIFGWIEPAAHLVSYNGKSFDVPLLATRYRLARQADPFTDKGHVDLLHLTRRAYGHGWEDCRLQTAEQRLLGFIRENDFPSHLIPQAWTDFVRGGRVEPLHAIAEHNQRDVLSLAALLAMLAQAYTEPGHEAVNALKVAQIHAGRGDIQYAIDHLTGAWGGLDEAALLFLAKLHRHQRQDEQAIAIWIHLGENKCVRGIEALAKYHEHVTHELEAALALAEELLRLEPAMDIHIRRQARLCQRLVKFNPRKKKGKRQIGL; encoded by the coding sequence ATGACACTGGCTGAGCGTTTGGCCTTGCTCAAGAACAATGGGACTGGTAATGAGGTAGGCCCGGAATTGGGGCAGCCTCGGGTTTCATCAAATATAGCCTCCATTCCCCTGGATGTTCGCCTGAGGCGCTTATCCGGCAGTAGTGGGGGTGGCGGCGATTTCCGCACCAGGGCTAGCCGGACAAAACACGGCGATGCCGAGGTTGCCAAACACCTGCGCGGGGAGGTGATTGCGCCCGGACTGATCCAGATTGATCAGACCATTCCCCTTGCCAGCCGGCATGGCAAGATTGTGTTTTCAGCCCTGGCTGATATCCCGCTCGCGGCGCTGGGCCTGCCTCATGATGCGCCGCTGGATGGGTTACTGTTCCTCGATACCGAGACCACCGGTCTTGCGGGTGGCACCGGCACGTTGCCTTTTATGGTGTGCCTGGCGCGAATTCAGGGGGATTGCCTGCAACTCGGGCAATGGATATTGACCGGGTTTGCGGGGGAGGCGGCTTTGCTGGAAACCATCTTCGGCTGGATCGAACCTGCCGCTCACTTGGTGTCCTACAATGGCAAGAGTTTCGATGTGCCGTTACTGGCTACCCGTTACCGGCTGGCACGGCAAGCCGATCCCTTTACCGATAAAGGTCATGTTGATCTGCTCCATCTCACGCGCCGCGCCTACGGGCATGGCTGGGAGGATTGCCGCCTGCAGACGGCGGAGCAACGATTGCTCGGATTCATCCGTGAGAATGATTTTCCCAGTCATCTTATTCCCCAAGCGTGGACGGATTTTGTGCGGGGTGGCCGGGTGGAACCGTTGCACGCCATCGCCGAGCACAATCAGCGCGACGTCTTGTCGCTGGCGGCATTGCTGGCGATGTTGGCCCAAGCTTACACCGAGCCTGGCCATGAAGCGGTCAATGCGCTTAAAGTCGCTCAGATCCATGCGGGCCGGGGCGATATCCAGTATGCCATCGATCATCTTACCGGCGCCTGGGGTGGATTGGATGAGGCGGCACTTTTATTTCTGGCCAAGCTGCATCGGCATCAGCGGCAGGATGAGCAGGCCATCGCCATCTGGATACACCTTGGGGAAAACAAGTGCGTTCGGGGGATCGAAGCGCTGGCAAAATACCATGAGCATGTCACGCACGAACTGGAGGCCGCCCTGGCGCTTGCCGAGGAATTGCTGCGGCTGGAACCCGCAATGGATATTCACATCAGGCGTCAAGCCCGCTTATGCCAGCGGCTCGTGAAATTCAATCCTCGGAAGAAGAAAGGGAAGAGACAAATAGGCTTATGA
- a CDS encoding form I ribulose bisphosphate carboxylase large subunit — protein MSGKKYQAGVKDYRESYWEPNYIPLDTDLLACFKIVAQDGVPREEAAAAVAAESSTGTWTTVWTDLLTDMDYYKGRAYRIEPVPGDNTAYYAFVAYPIDLFEEGSVVNVLTSLVGNVFGFKAIRSLRLEDLRFPIAYVKTCGGPPNGIQVERDRMNKYGRAFLGCTIKPKLGLSAKNYGMAVYECLRGGLDFTKDDENINSQPFMRWRHRFEFVMDAVLKAQAETGERKGHYLNVTAATPEEMYKRAEFAKELGAPIIMHDYLTGGICANTGLANWCRDNGMLLHIHRAMHAVLDRNRYHGIHFRVLTKCLRLSGGDHLHSGTVVGKLEGDRAATLGWIDTMRESYIPENRERGLFFDQDWGSMPGVMPVASGGIHVWHIPALVNIFGDDSCLQFGGGTLGHPWGNAAGATANRVALEACTDARNQGRQVEREGKEVLTEAAQYSPELKIALETWKEIKFEFDTVDKLDVG, from the coding sequence ATGTCAGGAAAAAAATATCAAGCTGGTGTCAAAGATTATCGTGAGAGTTATTGGGAGCCGAATTATATTCCGCTCGACACAGACTTGTTGGCCTGTTTTAAGATTGTGGCTCAGGATGGAGTGCCTCGTGAAGAGGCTGCTGCCGCAGTCGCGGCGGAATCCTCTACAGGTACCTGGACCACTGTGTGGACTGATTTGCTCACAGACATGGATTACTATAAGGGCCGTGCTTACCGGATTGAACCAGTTCCGGGTGATAACACGGCATACTACGCGTTTGTTGCTTACCCTATTGATTTATTCGAAGAGGGTTCGGTCGTCAATGTGCTGACCTCATTGGTCGGCAATGTATTTGGTTTTAAAGCCATACGTAGCTTGCGACTGGAAGATCTCCGGTTTCCCATCGCTTATGTTAAGACCTGTGGCGGACCGCCAAATGGCATACAGGTGGAACGGGATCGTATGAATAAATACGGCCGTGCTTTTCTAGGCTGTACCATCAAACCCAAACTTGGCTTGTCGGCAAAGAACTATGGCATGGCGGTTTATGAGTGTCTGCGCGGTGGTCTTGACTTTACCAAGGATGATGAAAATATTAATAGTCAGCCGTTCATGCGCTGGCGTCATCGCTTTGAATTTGTAATGGACGCGGTGTTGAAGGCCCAGGCTGAAACCGGCGAGCGTAAAGGGCATTATCTGAATGTAACTGCGGCAACGCCGGAAGAGATGTATAAGCGAGCTGAGTTTGCAAAAGAACTGGGCGCGCCGATCATCATGCACGATTATTTAACCGGCGGAATCTGTGCCAATACGGGTTTGGCTAACTGGTGCCGTGATAATGGCATGTTATTACACATTCACCGTGCCATGCATGCGGTACTCGATCGCAACCGCTATCATGGAATCCATTTCAGAGTATTAACTAAATGTCTAAGGCTGTCGGGTGGGGATCATCTGCACTCTGGCACTGTAGTCGGTAAACTGGAAGGTGACAGGGCTGCAACCCTTGGTTGGATTGATACCATGCGTGAATCATATATTCCAGAGAATCGTGAACGTGGTCTTTTCTTTGATCAGGACTGGGGTTCTATGCCCGGTGTAATGCCGGTTGCCTCGGGTGGTATCCATGTTTGGCATATTCCCGCTTTGGTCAATATATTTGGTGATGACTCTTGCTTACAGTTTGGAGGAGGCACACTTGGTCATCCATGGGGCAATGCTGCGGGCGCCACTGCAAATCGTGTGGCCCTTGAGGCGTGCACTGATGCGCGTAATCAGGGGCGTCAGGTAGAGCGTGAAGGTAAAGAAGTGCTGACTGAAGCTGCACAGTACTCACCTGAGCTAAAAATTGCCCTGGAAACATGGAAAGAGATCAAGTTCGAATTCGATACTGTAGACAAGCTTGATGTGGGTTAA
- a CDS encoding ribulose bisphosphate carboxylase small subunit, with translation MDAIKPYKATERKGETFSYLPPLTPEKIRKHVAYIIAQGWNPAIEHTEPEKAFLHFWYLWKLPFFGEKSVETIMAELEACRRDNPGHVVRLSGFDNFTQCRGTAFIVYRGGR, from the coding sequence ATGGATGCAATCAAACCGTATAAAGCAACTGAGCGGAAAGGAGAAACATTCTCTTATCTCCCGCCGTTAACACCTGAAAAAATCCGTAAGCATGTCGCTTACATCATTGCTCAGGGTTGGAATCCAGCTATTGAACATACTGAGCCAGAAAAAGCATTCTTGCATTTTTGGTATCTTTGGAAGCTGCCATTTTTTGGCGAAAAATCAGTTGAAACAATAATGGCGGAACTAGAGGCATGCCGTCGGGATAATCCGGGCCATGTTGTACGTTTGAGCGGATTTGACAACTTTACACAATGCCGCGGTACGGCATTTATCGTTTATCGCGGCGGGCGTTAA